In one window of Lampris incognitus isolate fLamInc1 chromosome 3, fLamInc1.hap2, whole genome shotgun sequence DNA:
- the glt8d2 gene encoding glycosyltransferase 8 domain-containing protein 2, with protein MSLLRKINRVLLTLVVLMVVLLLRRTLFGVPPRPKLTDHMKDPGIAHHDVSETTPEPDEDIPVIICASEEHMGGAMAAINSVYSNTDASVFFYIVTLQDAVKQTRQYIEQTRLREIKYKIVEFNPMVLRGKVKPASARPDLLHPLNFVRFYLPLLGIRHRRVIYLDDDVIVQGDIRDLYDIELKPGHAAAFATDCDLPSTHEMVRSVGMQTTYMGFLDYRKQEVRDLGINPNQCSFNPGVFVADVNEWKKQKITKQLEKWMEDNFRRNIYGSALAGGVATPPMLIVFHDKYTTIDPLWHVRHLGWGPDAHYSDSFLEGAHLLHWNGRFKPWLYPGVHLDLWEKWFIPDPTGKFALVRPKRERH; from the exons ATGTCTCTCCTGAGAAAGA TTAACCGAGTCCTGCTGACTCTGGTGGTCCTGATGGTGGTTCTCCTTCTACGCAGGACGCTGTTCGGGGTGCCGCCCCGACCCAAACTCACCG ATCATATGAAGGACCCTGGGATCGCTCACCATGACGTCTCCGAGACCACCCCGGAGCCGGACGAAGACATCCCAGTCATCATCTGCGCATCGGAGGAGCACATGGGCGGAGCCATGGCCGCCATCAACAGTGTCTACAGCAACACGGACGCCAGTGTGTTCTTCTACATTGTCACGCTTCAAGATGCCGTCAAGCAGACTCg GCAGTATATAGAGCAAACCAGGCTGAGGGAAATCAAGTACAAGATTGTTGAATTCAACCCCATGGTCCTGAGGGGGAAAGTCAAACCTGCTTCAGCCCGACCAGACCTGCTTCACCCG CTGAACTTTGTGCGCTTTTACCTGCCCTTGCTTGGCATCCGTCACAGGAGGGTGATTTACTTAGACGATGACGTCATCGTGCAAG GTGACATCAGAGATCTGTACGATATCGAGCTGAAGCCGGGTCACGCCGCTGCCTTCGCCACGGACTGCGACCTTCCCTCCACCCATGAGATGGTTCGCAGTGTGGGGATGCAG ACGACCTACATGGGCTTCCTGGACTATAGGAAACAGGAAGTGAGGGACCTGGGAATCAATCCCAACCAGTGCTCGTTCAACCCCGGCGTATTCGTGGCCGACGTGAACGAGTGGAAGAAACAGAAGATTACCAAACAGCTGGAGAAATGGATGGAGGACAACTTCAG GCGGAATATATATGGCAGTGCCTTGGCAGGGGGCGTGGCTACTCCCCCTATGCTAATAGTGTTTCATGACAAATACACAACAATAGACCCGCTGTGGCACGTCAGACACCTAG GTTGGGGTCCGGACGCACACTATTCCGACAGCTTCCTTGAGGGGGCGCACCTGCTGCACTGGAACGGTCGCTTCAAACCGTGGCTTTACCCAGGCGTCCACCTGGACCTGTGGGAGAAGTGGTTCATCCCAGACCCCACTGGAAAGTTTGCTTTGGTTCGACCCAAGAGAGAACGCCATTGA